A single window of Actinomycetota bacterium DNA harbors:
- a CDS encoding GNAT family N-acetyltransferase, with the protein MALRPAESGDESFLRALHASTRQDLAVLPLPPGQLEALLDLQFRARETSYRQQFPGAEDSVIVVDGKPAGRLLLQRALGAPPRAHVVDIALLPAYRGQGIGTAVV; encoded by the coding sequence GTGGCGCTCCGCCCGGCGGAGTCCGGCGACGAGTCCTTCCTCCGGGCGCTGCACGCCTCGACCCGGCAGGATCTGGCGGTGCTGCCCCTGCCCCCCGGCCAGCTCGAGGCCCTGCTCGACCTGCAGTTCCGGGCCCGGGAGACCTCCTACCGCCAGCAGTTCCCGGGGGCGGAGGACTCGGTCATCGTCGTGGACGGGAAACCGGCCGGCCGGTTGCTGCTGCAGCGTGCCCTGGGTGCGCCGCCGCGGGCGCACGTCGTGGACATTGCCCTGCTTCCTGCGTACCGGGGGCAGGGGATCGGGACCGCCGTGGT
- a CDS encoding DUF222 domain-containing protein → MFEQPTADLFPPEGWSADALGDAVVSLAGQVAAGQCQLLCWLTAFEAAQHWEGTSETATWLGYRCGMAPRAARELVALSRRLRELPKIREAFSEGKLCLTQVAAIARIATPELQDELITLARVTTGSMLARAVAKYRHLLATFSEEAENQKVMDAREACRLAMCFDDEGFFHLTGTFGPEAGAVIEAAITQVCAEAKAEAGELEDQDSPVGTAQHPIQARQADALVALCEAARDRQLTSRPGTARAEVVVHVDAALLAGDRPDAEARCELEAGHRHAAPLGPETARRISCDASVVAVVEDAEANPLSIGRRSRSIPTPIRRALSSRDGGCVFPGCGHTRHLEGHHLHHWAQGGETSLANLALLCWPHHVAVHEGGYRIVAAAPGVFTFIRPDASVVGAEHDPDATHTAQLGFPVEPTDTLSRYLGGSMNLVDVICGLYSKDGRFSGVPRGVIEEAAKPPPDTRARSSGFPPEDAWLYEEQTETVELGPAHYDWEDPPPR, encoded by the coding sequence ATGTTCGAGCAACCGACCGCGGATCTGTTCCCGCCCGAGGGGTGGAGTGCCGATGCCCTGGGGGATGCGGTGGTATCCCTGGCGGGCCAGGTGGCGGCCGGGCAGTGCCAGCTGCTGTGCTGGCTGACGGCCTTCGAGGCCGCCCAGCACTGGGAAGGCACCTCGGAGACCGCCACCTGGCTGGGCTACCGCTGTGGCATGGCCCCCCGGGCGGCCCGAGAGCTGGTGGCGCTGTCCCGCCGCCTCCGCGAGCTGCCCAAGATCCGGGAGGCGTTCTCGGAGGGCAAGCTGTGCCTCACCCAGGTGGCGGCCATCGCCCGCATCGCCACCCCCGAGCTGCAAGACGAGCTGATCACCCTGGCCCGGGTGACCACCGGCTCCATGCTCGCCCGGGCGGTGGCCAAGTACCGCCACCTGCTCGCCACCTTCTCCGAGGAGGCCGAGAACCAAAAGGTGATGGACGCCCGGGAGGCCTGCCGCCTGGCGATGTGCTTCGACGACGAGGGCTTCTTCCACCTCACCGGCACCTTCGGCCCCGAGGCCGGGGCGGTGATCGAGGCGGCCATCACCCAGGTGTGCGCCGAGGCCAAGGCCGAAGCCGGGGAGCTAGAGGATCAGGACTCCCCGGTTGGGACGGCACAGCACCCCATCCAGGCCCGCCAGGCCGATGCCCTGGTGGCGCTGTGCGAGGCCGCCCGGGACCGCCAGCTCACCTCCCGCCCGGGGACCGCCCGGGCCGAGGTCGTGGTGCACGTCGACGCCGCCCTGTTGGCCGGGGATCGCCCCGACGCCGAGGCCCGCTGTGAGCTGGAGGCCGGGCACCGCCATGCCGCCCCCCTGGGTCCCGAGACCGCCCGGCGGATCTCCTGTGATGCCTCGGTGGTGGCGGTGGTGGAGGACGCCGAGGCCAACCCGTTGTCCATCGGGCGGCGCAGCCGGAGCATCCCCACCCCGATCCGGCGTGCCCTCAGCTCCCGGGACGGGGGCTGCGTGTTCCCCGGCTGTGGCCATACCCGCCACCTCGAGGGCCACCACCTGCACCACTGGGCGCAGGGCGGGGAGACCTCGCTGGCCAACCTCGCCTTGTTGTGCTGGCCCCACCATGTCGCCGTGCACGAGGGGGGCTACCGCATCGTGGCGGCCGCCCCGGGGGTCTTCACCTTCATCCGCCCCGACGCCTCGGTGGTGGGCGCCGAGCATGACCCCGATGCCACACACACCGCCCAGCTCGGCTTCCCGGTGGAGCCCACCGACACCCTGAGCCGCTACCTCGGGGGATCCATGAACTTAGTCGACGTCATCTGTGGGCTCTACAGCAAGGACGGCCGCTTCTCGGGGGTGCCCCGGGGCGTGATCGAGGAGGCAGCCAAGCCGCCCCCCGACACCCGGGCCCGCAGCTCCGGGTTCCCGCCCGAGGACGCCTGGCTGTACGAGGAGCAAACCGAGACCGTCGAGCTCGGCCCCGCCCACTACGACTGGGAGGACCCCCCGCCCCGTTAG
- a CDS encoding Ig-like domain repeat protein: MDAAPHRRWGLRSTVVGGMVALLVGLTVALLHPVADASAQVLTVTGLGDAAGSCSAGSCTTLRAAVGAANLLASSAASPVEIDLPSGTITLTNGALTLGSAANTFTLIKGASPVPGSSAIVQATPAAGVFVTPVLPGITTNFQDLTISGGDAQVFGGGALQTGANGDAATFTDCRLVGNAGSSGGAIVMNPAGDLTIVGSTFTGNHATAGAGGAIQFDNLDGGGTLAITGSSFSDNTAVAAPGGGVPGGAVYFEGATLTVTSSTFDANTAGSALGAEGQGGAIWADGESAGSISLSQFTRNQAIDGAPALNPDTRGIGGAIFNQTGDLTVSRSRFAGNGASQGAAIEESGSGSVSAVDNWWGSNSGPGSAVSGDSMVASSATPATSPWLQLRAGASPGQIAPGATATLTADLLGQSGGGPLPAGSLDGLPTFPAATATVFSGATNGTLAADPAAFVNGVATSGFTGGTTLGSAGSQVTADSQTLPVTLQIVAGSATALSSSVNPSVVGQGVQFTATLSSASPGSTPPAPTDGTVQFFIDGSPFGSPAPVATGTAQSDVDTGLAPATHTVTATYSGGSGFSASTATLAGGQVVHRADTTTTVGTSGNPAGVGDAVTFSATVTVTAPGAAAPGGTVQFKDNGVPIGAPQPVDSSGVATLATSALAPGSHTVTAAFSGDPLLNGSSGQLSPDEVIERAPTVVTLGSTASPSVTGQTVTFTATVTSTFTGTPNETPGGTVQFAVDGSLLGAPVPLSGGSASSTPLGTLAVGAHTVTATYSGDTTYAPGTGTLAGGQAVNRAGTVITVGTAPDPSLVGEGVTFSATVTVTAPGAGTPTGAVRFAVDGADVGSPVAVNGGLATLPGLTSLTLGSHSVTATYLGDPGFLASTSAPVTQVVNGFPTTTTVTSTANPSVFGQPVAFAAQVDAGAHGTPPGSVQFTIDGAPAGGPLPLTGGVAALPPTAALAVGTHTVTATYLGAPSFGPSTGQLAGGQVVDQASVAGILSSSTNPSVFGQPVTFTLTVSPMAPGAGSPSGSVQFGVDGTNMGAPVPLASGSAAVTLDALSVGTHIVTATYSGDASFAAAGATLSGGQGVARAGSATAVSASVNPSVAGQPVTFTVTVTAVAPGSGTPTGTVQVFVDRALVEQDALVGGVATTAPLATLTVGSHVITAAYAGNDDFSASSSPNVGQTVNRAASVTTVSPAASPSVFGQAVTFTAVVAPAPPGSGQPGGVVTFFADGVGFGSAALSGSTAVSPPLATLAAGTHAVTATFGGNATFAPSTGGTSQIVNPAGTAVSMTSEPDPSVFGEAVTFSATVTAVAPGAGIPTGTVQFLADGTPLGAPVGLVGGSASVTGTALLVGDHVISAHYAGSADFAASDATTAQHVDPAGTTVSVASSASPSVFGQAVSFTATVTPVAPGAGTPSGTVQFFVDGGPSGAPVALAGGSAGASAGLAPIASLAVGRHTVTATYGGDLSFAPGSGTLAGGQMVDRAGTSTTVTSSVNPSVTGQGVTLSAAVAVVAPGAGSPTGSVEFFVDGTSAGTATVTSGSAELPAIATLAVGTHPVTATYSGDASFSASTSATFSQEVDKAGSATALTSARSPTVFGQPVTFTATVAAAGAGSGQPTGSVDFFADGVAFGTSPLAGQVAVSPPIASLAAGSHTVTATYRGDGSFAASTGSATQVVDAAATTVALTAAPNPARYGQPITFSATVTAVPPGAGTPTGNVQFLANGAALGAPVALAHGVATLQEGALPAGTYSVDATYLGDANFSGSTDPVVIQIQPADTATTVTSTVNPSAFGEAVSFAAKVAPLPPGSGTPTGTVQFFLDGSAFGTPAPLAGGVGTSAATTSLAVGTHAVTATYAGTDNDNPSTSAAFAQVVSRLAPGMSVTSSVTPSAFGQPVTFTAQVTGTDGTPTGTVQFGVDGANLGTPVPLVGGIGTSDALTTLATGDHAVTATYSGNAVYLPATGSVTQTVARADTTTGVTSSDNPSVFGAEVHFTATVAAVAPGGGTPVGSVQFVVDGSNLGAPVDLGGGQAGQAVSPPAGGLEVGNHSVSALYLGGANFSPSSAPLAGGQTVTRSPTGLDVASSANPSAFGQRVAFTATVRATGGGAGTPDGTVQFSLDGAPLGGPVSLSGGVAGTGTISSLAAGQHAVSAQYSGSGDYLGSTGSLSGGQQVGRAATTTNLGSSENPSVAGDAVTFRATIAPVAPGAGVPTGAVQFTIDGAAAGGPVPMSGGVAAYTTGDLGPGVHIVAAAYPGDAGFSPSTGTLSGGQTVASRDMADLSLGIFGPHRAVAGLPLTYGVLVVNTGPATATGVQLTDHLPGGVGLGPVAPGQGSCTAAGDVVTCSLGSLPAGEHTLVHITVTPGSGRAAGTLTDSASVSADQPDPNPAYNTAQLMTAVRGAGYWLLASDGGVFSFGGAAFHGSTGGMVLNRPVVGMVPAPDGGGYWLVASDGGVFAFGDAGFYGSTGSLHLNAPIVGMAATADGAGYWLVASDGGIFAFGDAGFYGSTGGRSIAGHVVGMATTPDGAGYWLVGSDGTVYAFGDAQSFGSAGGGHAAIVGMAATADGAGYWLVGSDGTVSPFGDAGALGSLAGIHLAAPIVGIAATSDGAGYWLVGSDGGVFAFGDAPFLGSMGGQHLNKPVIGISASG; encoded by the coding sequence ATGGACGCGGCACCACACCGGAGGTGGGGCCTTCGTAGCACCGTTGTCGGGGGGATGGTCGCCCTGCTGGTGGGGCTGACGGTGGCCCTGCTGCACCCCGTGGCGGACGCCAGCGCACAGGTCCTGACCGTCACCGGGCTGGGTGACGCCGCGGGCAGCTGCTCGGCAGGATCGTGCACCACGCTGCGGGCGGCGGTGGGCGCCGCCAACCTCCTGGCCTCCTCGGCGGCGAGCCCGGTGGAGATCGACCTGCCCTCGGGCACCATCACCCTGACCAACGGGGCGCTCACCCTCGGGTCCGCCGCCAATACCTTCACACTTATCAAGGGGGCCAGCCCGGTGCCGGGTTCCTCGGCCATCGTCCAGGCGACGCCGGCCGCCGGAGTGTTCGTCACCCCGGTGCTGCCCGGCATTACCACTAATTTCCAGGACCTCACGATCTCGGGGGGCGACGCCCAGGTCTTCGGCGGCGGGGCACTGCAGACCGGGGCGAACGGCGACGCGGCCACCTTCACCGACTGCCGGCTGGTCGGCAACGCCGGGAGCTCGGGCGGGGCCATCGTCATGAACCCGGCGGGCGATCTCACCATCGTGGGCTCCACCTTCACCGGCAACCACGCGACCGCCGGGGCCGGCGGGGCCATCCAGTTCGACAACCTCGACGGGGGCGGCACCCTGGCAATCACTGGAAGTAGCTTCTCGGACAACACCGCGGTGGCGGCCCCGGGGGGCGGGGTGCCCGGCGGGGCTGTCTACTTCGAAGGCGCCACGCTCACCGTCACGAGCTCCACCTTTGACGCCAACACGGCGGGGTCGGCGCTCGGAGCCGAAGGCCAGGGTGGGGCGATCTGGGCCGATGGGGAATCCGCCGGCTCCATCTCCCTGTCGCAGTTCACCCGGAACCAGGCCATTGATGGTGCTCCGGCGCTCAACCCGGACACCCGGGGCATCGGCGGTGCGATCTTCAACCAGACCGGAGACCTCACGGTCTCGCGCAGCCGCTTCGCCGGCAACGGCGCCTCCCAGGGCGCCGCCATCGAGGAGTCCGGCTCGGGCAGCGTCTCGGCCGTGGACAACTGGTGGGGGAGCAACAGCGGGCCGGGCAGCGCGGTGAGCGGGGACAGCATGGTGGCGTCCTCGGCCACGCCGGCGACGAGCCCCTGGCTGCAGCTGCGCGCCGGGGCGTCCCCGGGCCAGATCGCCCCCGGGGCCACGGCCACCCTGACCGCCGACCTCCTGGGCCAGAGCGGCGGAGGACCCCTGCCGGCCGGCTCGCTCGACGGCCTGCCCACCTTCCCCGCCGCCACTGCCACGGTGTTCTCAGGGGCGACCAACGGCACCCTGGCGGCCGACCCCGCCGCCTTCGTCAACGGGGTCGCCACCAGCGGGTTTACCGGCGGGACGACCCTGGGCAGCGCCGGCTCCCAGGTGACCGCGGACAGCCAGACCCTGCCGGTGACCCTCCAGATCGTGGCCGGGAGCGCCACCGCCCTGTCCTCCTCGGTCAACCCGTCGGTGGTCGGCCAGGGGGTGCAGTTCACCGCCACGCTGTCCTCGGCCTCTCCGGGCTCCACCCCGCCTGCGCCCACCGACGGGACCGTACAGTTCTTCATCGACGGCTCCCCGTTCGGCTCGCCGGCACCGGTGGCCACCGGGACCGCCCAGTCGGACGTGGACACCGGCCTCGCCCCCGCCACTCACACGGTGACCGCCACCTACTCGGGCGGCAGCGGCTTCTCCGCCAGCACCGCCACGCTGGCCGGTGGCCAGGTGGTGCACCGGGCGGACACGACCACCACCGTCGGGACGTCGGGCAACCCCGCCGGGGTGGGCGACGCCGTGACCTTCTCGGCGACGGTCACGGTGACCGCCCCCGGGGCGGCTGCACCCGGGGGAACCGTCCAGTTCAAGGACAACGGGGTCCCGATCGGGGCGCCCCAGCCGGTGGACAGCAGCGGGGTCGCCACGCTCGCCACCTCGGCGCTGGCGCCCGGGAGCCATACCGTCACCGCAGCCTTCAGCGGGGACCCGCTGCTGAACGGGAGCAGCGGGCAGCTCAGCCCCGACGAGGTGATCGAGCGGGCACCGACCGTGGTGACCCTCGGGTCGACTGCCAGCCCGTCGGTCACCGGCCAAACTGTGACGTTCACGGCTACCGTCACCTCGACGTTCACCGGCACGCCGAATGAAACGCCGGGTGGGACCGTGCAGTTCGCGGTGGACGGGAGCCTCCTCGGGGCTCCGGTCCCGCTCAGCGGTGGGTCGGCCAGCTCGACCCCGCTCGGCACCTTGGCGGTGGGCGCCCACACCGTGACCGCCACCTACAGCGGGGACACCACCTACGCCCCGGGCACCGGCACCCTGGCTGGCGGGCAGGCCGTGAACCGGGCCGGGACCGTCATCACGGTGGGGACGGCGCCGGACCCGTCCCTGGTCGGCGAGGGGGTCACCTTCAGCGCCACCGTCACGGTGACCGCCCCGGGCGCCGGCACACCGACCGGTGCCGTGCGCTTCGCGGTGGACGGGGCCGACGTCGGGAGCCCGGTGGCAGTCAACGGCGGGCTCGCCACCCTCCCGGGCCTGACCTCGCTCACGCTCGGGAGCCACAGCGTCACTGCCACCTACCTGGGCGACCCCGGGTTCCTGGCGAGCACGTCGGCACCGGTGACCCAGGTGGTGAATGGGTTCCCCACGACGACCACGGTGACCTCCACCGCCAACCCGTCGGTCTTCGGCCAGCCGGTCGCCTTCGCCGCCCAGGTGGACGCCGGGGCCCACGGCACCCCGCCCGGCTCGGTCCAGTTCACCATCGACGGGGCTCCGGCGGGTGGGCCGCTGCCGCTCACCGGCGGCGTGGCGGCCCTGCCCCCGACCGCCGCCCTGGCGGTGGGAACGCACACGGTCACCGCCACCTACCTGGGAGCGCCCAGCTTCGGGCCGAGCACCGGTCAACTGGCGGGCGGCCAGGTGGTGGACCAGGCGAGCGTGGCGGGCATCCTGTCCTCCTCGACCAACCCCTCAGTGTTCGGCCAGCCGGTGACCTTCACCCTCACCGTGAGCCCGATGGCGCCGGGCGCCGGCAGCCCGTCCGGCTCGGTGCAGTTCGGCGTGGACGGCACCAACATGGGTGCCCCGGTCCCGCTCGCCTCCGGGTCGGCGGCCGTCACACTCGACGCGCTCTCGGTCGGCACCCACATCGTGACCGCCACCTACAGCGGAGATGCCAGCTTCGCCGCCGCCGGTGCGACCCTCTCCGGGGGGCAGGGGGTGGCCAGGGCCGGATCGGCGACCGCGGTCAGCGCCTCGGTGAACCCGTCGGTGGCCGGCCAGCCGGTGACCTTCACCGTCACGGTCACGGCGGTCGCCCCCGGCTCCGGCACCCCGACCGGCACCGTCCAGGTCTTCGTTGACCGGGCGCTCGTCGAGCAGGATGCCCTGGTGGGCGGCGTGGCGACCACGGCGCCCCTGGCCACGCTCACCGTCGGCAGCCACGTCATCACCGCCGCGTATGCCGGCAACGACGACTTCAGCGCCAGCTCCTCGCCCAACGTGGGCCAGACGGTGAACCGGGCCGCCTCGGTGACCACGGTGAGCCCGGCCGCCTCGCCCAGCGTCTTCGGGCAGGCGGTGACCTTCACCGCCGTCGTGGCCCCGGCTCCTCCCGGGTCGGGCCAGCCCGGAGGCGTGGTCACCTTCTTCGCCGACGGCGTTGGCTTCGGGAGCGCCGCCCTCTCCGGCTCGACCGCCGTGTCCCCACCGCTCGCCACCCTGGCCGCCGGCACCCACGCGGTCACCGCCACCTTCGGGGGCAACGCCACCTTCGCTCCGAGCACCGGGGGGACCAGCCAGATCGTGAACCCCGCGGGCACGGCGGTCTCCATGACCAGCGAACCTGACCCGTCGGTCTTCGGCGAGGCCGTGACGTTCTCGGCGACGGTCACCGCCGTGGCCCCGGGAGCGGGCATTCCCACCGGCACCGTGCAGTTCCTGGCCGATGGGACCCCGCTCGGAGCGCCGGTCGGCCTGGTCGGGGGCAGCGCGTCGGTCACCGGCACCGCCCTGCTGGTGGGCGACCACGTCATCAGCGCGCACTACGCCGGCAGCGCCGACTTCGCCGCCTCGGATGCCACCACGGCGCAGCACGTCGATCCCGCCGGGACCACGGTCAGCGTGGCGAGCTCGGCCAGCCCCTCGGTCTTCGGCCAGGCAGTGAGCTTCACCGCCACCGTCACCCCGGTGGCCCCGGGGGCCGGAACCCCGAGCGGCACGGTCCAGTTCTTCGTGGACGGCGGGCCCTCGGGGGCCCCGGTGGCCCTCGCCGGGGGGTCTGCGGGGGCATCGGCCGGGCTGGCGCCGATCGCCTCCCTGGCGGTGGGGCGGCACACCGTCACCGCCACGTACGGCGGCGACCTGAGCTTTGCGCCCGGCTCCGGGACCCTGGCGGGGGGCCAGATGGTGGATCGGGCAGGCACCTCCACCACCGTGACCTCGTCGGTCAACCCGTCGGTCACCGGCCAGGGCGTGACGCTGAGCGCGGCGGTCGCCGTGGTCGCTCCCGGGGCCGGGAGCCCGACGGGCAGCGTCGAGTTCTTCGTGGACGGCACCTCAGCCGGCACCGCCACCGTCACGTCGGGAAGCGCCGAGCTGCCCGCCATCGCCACCCTGGCGGTGGGCACGCACCCCGTGACCGCCACCTACTCGGGCGACGCCAGCTTCTCGGCCAGCACCTCGGCGACCTTCAGCCAGGAGGTGGACAAAGCCGGGAGCGCCACCGCACTTACGTCCGCCCGCAGCCCGACGGTGTTCGGCCAGCCGGTCACCTTCACCGCCACCGTCGCCGCCGCAGGCGCGGGCAGCGGCCAGCCCACCGGGTCGGTCGACTTCTTCGCCGACGGCGTCGCCTTCGGCACCAGCCCCCTGGCGGGGCAAGTGGCCGTGTCGCCGCCCATCGCCAGCCTGGCAGCCGGGTCCCACACGGTGACCGCGACCTACCGCGGCGACGGGAGCTTCGCCGCCAGCACCGGATCCGCCACCCAGGTGGTGGACGCGGCCGCGACCACGGTCGCCCTGACGGCGGCCCCCAACCCGGCGCGCTACGGCCAGCCGATCACCTTCTCGGCGACTGTGACCGCCGTCCCGCCGGGTGCCGGCACCCCGACCGGGAACGTCCAGTTCCTGGCGAACGGCGCCGCGTTGGGGGCACCGGTGGCGCTTGCCCATGGCGTGGCCACCCTGCAGGAGGGCGCCCTCCCCGCCGGCACCTACAGCGTCGATGCCACCTACCTGGGGGACGCCAACTTCTCGGGCTCCACCGATCCCGTCGTCATCCAGATCCAGCCCGCTGACACCGCCACCACCGTCACCTCCACCGTCAACCCGTCGGCCTTCGGCGAGGCGGTGAGCTTCGCCGCCAAGGTCGCGCCGCTCCCGCCCGGGAGCGGGACGCCCACCGGGACCGTGCAGTTCTTCCTCGACGGGTCGGCATTCGGCACCCCCGCCCCACTCGCCGGCGGGGTGGGCACCTCCGCCGCCACGACCTCGCTGGCGGTGGGCACGCACGCGGTGACGGCCACCTACGCGGGCACCGACAACGACAACCCGAGCACCTCGGCCGCCTTCGCCCAGGTGGTGTCCCGGCTGGCGCCGGGCATGTCGGTGACGTCATCGGTCACGCCCTCGGCCTTCGGCCAGCCCGTCACCTTCACCGCCCAGGTCACCGGCACCGACGGGACGCCCACCGGCACCGTCCAGTTCGGCGTGGACGGGGCCAACCTGGGTACCCCCGTCCCCCTGGTGGGCGGGATCGGCACCTCGGATGCCCTCACCACGCTGGCCACCGGCGACCACGCGGTGACCGCCACCTACAGCGGCAACGCCGTCTACCTGCCCGCCACCGGGTCGGTCACCCAGACTGTGGCCAGGGCGGACACCACCACCGGGGTCACCTCCTCGGACAACCCGTCGGTCTTCGGCGCCGAGGTCCACTTCACCGCCACCGTCGCTGCGGTCGCGCCCGGCGGGGGGACGCCCGTGGGGTCGGTGCAGTTCGTCGTGGACGGCTCCAACCTCGGCGCCCCGGTCGACCTCGGCGGGGGCCAGGCCGGCCAGGCGGTCTCGCCGCCCGCCGGCGGGCTCGAGGTCGGCAACCACAGCGTGTCTGCGCTCTACCTGGGCGGCGCCAACTTCAGCCCCAGCAGCGCACCGCTGGCCGGCGGCCAGACCGTCACCCGGTCGCCCACCGGTCTCGATGTGGCCTCGTCGGCGAACCCCTCGGCCTTCGGGCAGCGGGTGGCGTTCACCGCCACGGTCCGGGCGACCGGCGGGGGAGCCGGCACGCCCGACGGCACGGTCCAGTTCTCCCTCGACGGCGCCCCCCTGGGTGGCCCAGTGTCCCTGTCCGGCGGCGTGGCGGGCACCGGGACCATCAGCTCGCTCGCCGCCGGCCAGCACGCCGTGAGCGCCCAGTACTCGGGCAGCGGCGACTACCTGGGCAGCACCGGGTCGCTGAGCGGCGGGCAGCAGGTGGGCCGGGCGGCCACCACCACCAACCTCGGCTCCTCGGAGAACCCGTCAGTGGCGGGCGACGCCGTGACCTTCCGGGCCACCATTGCCCCGGTGGCGCCCGGAGCCGGCGTGCCCACCGGGGCGGTCCAGTTCACCATCGACGGGGCCGCCGCCGGAGGTCCGGTGCCGATGTCCGGAGGCGTGGCGGCCTATACCACCGGCGACCTCGGCCCCGGGGTGCACATCGTGGCCGCCGCCTACCCGGGCGACGCCGGCTTCTCCCCCAGCACCGGGACCCTGAGCGGCGGGCAGACCGTCGCCTCCCGGGACATGGCCGACCTGTCCCTGGGGATCTTCGGCCCGCACCGGGCGGTCGCCGGGCTGCCGCTCACCTACGGCGTCCTGGTGGTGAACACCGGGCCCGCCACGGCGACCGGCGTGCAGCTCACCGACCACCTGCCCGGCGGCGTGGGGCTCGGTCCGGTGGCGCCCGGCCAGGGATCGTGCACGGCGGCCGGGGACGTGGTGACCTGCTCCCTCGGCTCGCTGCCCGCCGGCGAGCACACCCTGGTGCACATCACCGTGACGCCGGGTTCGGGTCGGGCTGCAGGGACGCTCACCGACTCCGCCTCGGTGAGCGCCGACCAGCCCGACCCGAACCCGGCCTACAACACCGCTCAGCTCATGACGGCGGTGCGGGGGGCCGGGTACTGGCTGCTGGCGTCGGACGGCGGGGTCTTCAGCTTCGGAGGGGCCGCCTTCCACGGGTCCACCGGGGGCATGGTCCTGAACCGCCCGGTGGTGGGCATGGTGCCGGCGCCCGACGGTGGGGGGTACTGGCTGGTGGCCTCCGACGGCGGCGTGTTCGCCTTCGGGGACGCCGGCTTCTACGGGTCCACCGGAAGCCTGCACCTCAATGCCCCGATCGTGGGGATGGCGGCCACTGCCGACGGGGCCGGGTACTGGCTGGTGGCCTCCGACGGCGGCATCTTCGCCTTCGGCGACGCCGGCTTCTACGGGTCCACCGGCGGGCGTAGCATCGCCGGGCACGTCGTGGGCATGGCCACCACCCCCGATGGGGCGGGCTACTGGCTGGTGGGCTCCGACGGGACGGTGTACGCCTTCGGCGACGCCCAGTCGTTCGGGTCGGCCGGTGGGGGGCACGCCGCCATCGTGGGCATGGCCGCCACCGCCGACGGGGCGGGCTACTGGCTGGTGGGCTCCGACGGGACGGTGTCCCCGTTCGGCGACGCCGGGGCGCTCGGGTCCCTGGCGGGCATCCACCTGGCGGCCCCCATTGTGGGCATCGCCGCCACCAGCGACGGGGCCGGGTACTGGCTGGTGGGCTCCGATGGCGGCGTGTTCGCCTTCGGGGACGCCCCCTTCCTGGGCAGCATGGGCGGCCAGCACCTGAACAAGCCGGTCATCGGGATCAGCGCCAGCGGCTGA
- a CDS encoding diacylglycerol kinase family protein, whose amino-acid sequence MGSPFGKAYVIVNRRAGKGARHPEEFGKLLAEAGLDFEIHVTERAHHAVELARAAVDGGWTYIIAVGGDGTIHETVNGMMGPEGARNPEVVLGVVPAGSGSDFARTFGLPDDASGGVHHLAGDSIMDIDVGKVTFTTEGGEATRWFPNIAEAGFGADVVKRAEKLPRRLGRTRYLMGFWLTLGGFKATKGTVTCDAKEPYEGRVTNLVVANCQFFGGGMHVAPKASPADGRFDVFIQIGNKADYVATITKIFKGTHLPSPSIKEYRARNVEITAKRPLRVEADGELLGSTPASFSVVPGALRLKT is encoded by the coding sequence GTGGGGTCCCCGTTCGGCAAGGCGTACGTCATCGTGAACCGCCGCGCGGGCAAGGGGGCGCGCCACCCGGAGGAGTTCGGCAAGCTCCTGGCCGAGGCCGGGCTCGACTTCGAGATCCACGTCACTGAGCGCGCCCACCACGCCGTGGAGCTGGCCCGGGCGGCGGTGGACGGGGGGTGGACCTACATCATCGCCGTCGGCGGGGATGGGACCATCCACGAGACCGTCAACGGGATGATGGGGCCCGAGGGCGCCCGCAACCCGGAGGTGGTGCTGGGGGTGGTGCCGGCCGGGTCGGGGTCCGACTTCGCCCGCACCTTCGGGCTGCCCGACGATGCCTCGGGCGGGGTCCACCACCTCGCCGGTGACAGCATCATGGACATCGACGTCGGCAAGGTGACCTTCACCACCGAGGGCGGGGAGGCCACCCGCTGGTTCCCCAACATCGCCGAGGCCGGCTTCGGGGCGGACGTGGTGAAGCGGGCCGAGAAGCTGCCCCGGCGCCTCGGGCGCACCCGCTACCTCATGGGCTTCTGGCTCACCCTCGGCGGGTTCAAGGCCACCAAGGGCACGGTGACCTGCGATGCCAAAGAGCCGTACGAGGGGCGGGTGACCAACCTGGTGGTGGCTAACTGCCAGTTCTTCGGCGGCGGCATGCATGTCGCCCCCAAGGCCAGCCCGGCCGACGGTCGCTTCGATGTCTTCATACAGATCGGCAACAAGGCCGATTACGTAGCGACAATTACCAAGATCTTCAAGGGGACCCACCTGCCCTCGCCCTCCATCAAGGAGTACCGCGCCCGCAACGTGGAAATAACTGCCAAAAGGCCGCTCCGGGTGGAGGCGGACGGCGAGCTGCTCGGGAGCACGCCGGCGTCGTTCTCGGTGGTGCCGGGAGCCCTTCGACTCAAAACGTGA